From the genome of Methanobrevibacter thaueri:
TAACTAAATAAAAATAAAATGTATTAGGCTAAACCTAATTTAACTAATTCATTTAATCATTATTTCTTAATTTACTCCTAACTATCCTCTAAAGATAATTCCTCTCAAACTAAGTTCAATTTATTATAATGAATTTCTTAAAAAAACAAAAAATACAGAAATTATACTATATTAAACTTTACACATCTAAATTTATATTTAAGTATTAATCTTCTACAATCCTATAAGTCACAAATTTGCCTGCTGTTTGACTTTCACGGGTTATTCTTAAAATATTTCCAGGTTCTGCGCCGATAGCTTTTGCAACCGGATCCCCAGATTTAATTTTAGGAAGGTTTTTAATATCATAATCCGCATCACTAAATTCAACTGAAATTTCTTCTTCAGTCATGATTTCATGCTTTGGTACAAGCTTATGGTCTTGAATATCAATTTGCAAATTTTTTCCTCCGAATAGAAAAGTTAAAATATAAAATTAGAAACAGGCCTGACGGGAATTGAACCCGCGGCCGCCTGGTTAAAAGCCAGGCGCTCTGCCAGACTGAGCTACAGGCCTATATGATATATCTAACTACTTAAGCAGTGAGCGCCCTGGCCGGGATTTGAACCCGAGTCGCGGGCTCGACAGGCCCACATGATAGCCCCTACACCACCAGGGCACATGACCTAAATAGTAAGTATACACTACAAATTAATTATAATTTTCATCATATATAAATGTTTTGATAAATCAATGATATTTCAGAAAAATATATATGATTTTTTAATAATTAAATTGAAATCCCGCCTGCCGGACTTGAACCAGCAACATTTGGATCTACAGTCCAACGCTCTGCCAAATTGAGCTAAGGCGGGAAGGATGGGTCCGCCCGGATTTGAACCGGAGTCTCAGGCTCCCAAAGCCCAAAGGATCGACCAAGCTACCCTACGGACCCACATACAAAAATGTATGTAGATAACATACTAATAATAATATTATATTACAAGTATATAAAGGTTACTATAATACCACTATATTTTAAAAATTTTCATAATAAAATATTAAATTAAAAGCCCCGGACGGGAATTGAACCCGCGACCACGAGATTACAAGTCTCGCGCTCTACCAGACTGAGCCACCGAGGCAAGTAGTTAATATTATAGAACAATATAAATTATATTAAAAGTCATTTAAATACTTTACTATAAAACAACAGAAATTGAAAAAAATATAAATAACAACAAATTTATAATTAATAATCATGATAAATGACGAAAGCGATTTGCTGAAAAAAATCGATGAAACCTTAAAAGACATAAGAGAAAAGAATGCTTTAACACACTGCATAACCAATTCAGTGACAATAAACGATTGTGCAAATGCCGTTCTTGCAATCGGAGGTTCCCCATTCATGGCAGAAGATGCCGAAGAGCTTGAAGAAGTTGTGACAATAGCGGATGTATTGGTTATCAATATTGGAAAATTAAGTAAAGAACAGATTGAATCAATGCATATAAGTTCAAAAACCGCAAATAAAACCAACACCCCAATCATACTGGATCCTGTGGGAGTTGGAGTTACAGAACTTAGAAACAAAACAACCATGGACTTAATCAATGATTATGATATTACCGCAATCAGAGGAAACATCACTGAAATCAAGGCCATTGCAAAATTGGCAGGAGTTTTAGATGAAAGCAATACAGCAAAAGGCGTTGACGTTAATATTGATGACATAATCACAGAAGAAAACTTAAAGGACAATGGAGAATTGATTTGTGAGCTTGCATCAAAACTAAACACCACCATATTGGCCAGCGGACCGATAGACATTTTAAGTGACGGCAATCTCACAGTGGCAATAGACAACGGTGACGACATGATGCCCCTAATCACAGGCAGTGGCTGTATGCTGTCATCCATCGTCGGAAGCTGCATTGGCGGATCAAATCCTTTTGATGGAAGTCTTGTGGCAATCCTTGCCATGAACATTGCCGGTGAAAGGGCAAGAGCAAAAGTAGATGAAAAGGATGAAGGAACAGGGTCATTTAGAACCTACCTGATTGACTATCTCTACAAAACAGACAGTGAAACATTAACTGAAAAAGCAAACATCAAGATATTATGAAGAATCTAGACCTATCCCTCTACCTCGTCACAGACAAAAGTGATGATGTGGAGAAATTCTTAAAAACAATTGAAGAAGGAATAAAAGGCGGAGTCAGTGTCGTTCAGATTAGGGAAAAAACAGCTGAAACCCTGGACTTCTACGATTTGGCCTTGAAAGTTAAAGAAATTACAAGAAAATATAATGTCCCTCTAATCATTAACGATAGGGTTGACGTTGCACTTGCAATCGATGCCGATGGAGTCCATGTCGGTCAAACTGACCTGCCGTGTGATGTTACCCGAAAATTAATAGGAGACGATAAGATTTTGGGCGTTTCCGCATCAACCATTGAGGAAGCTAGAAAAGCCGAAAAGGATGGAGCGGATTATATCGGTACCGGAGCAGTATTCCCTACTGCCACTAAAGATGATGCACCTAAAATTACAAAAAAAGATTTAAAAGATGTTGCGGATTCCATAAATATTCCTGTTGTCGCAATTGGAGGAATAACACTCGAAAACGCACATGAACTAAAAGACACAGGTATTGCGGGATTATCTGTCGTCAGTGCAATAATGAGTGCTGAGAATCCTAAAAAAGCATCAGAAGAGCTATTAAATATTTTTAATAGCTAATCTTTACAATTTTTTAAAGCTTCAACTGCAGCTAGTTTTTTACCGGCGAGCATGCTAATGCAAGCACCACCACCACTGCTTAAGTGACTCATATGATCTTCCAAGCCAAGACCAGCGGTAGCCGCCGCAATGTGTCCTCCTCCGATAAGTGAAAATCCTTCAGAACTTGCCATTGCGTTGATTAAGTCTTCAGTTCCCATTGCAAATTTAGGGTCTTCAAACACTCCGGCAGGACCGTTTGCGAATATTGTTTTGGCATCCCTGATTTCTTTTGCATAATATGCGATTGTCTTAACTCCAATGTCGAAAATAGGTTCGTTTGGAATTTCAGTGTAGTCAATATCAACACGTTGACCATCAATTTCACATGCCACATCAATAGGATATTTGACCTTATCTCCAAATCTTTCAATCAGTTCCTTGGATTTGGCAACCATGTCCTCATATCCTCTGCTTGCTATGAAATTACGGTTCATCTCACCGATATCATATCCTGCAGCCCATAAGACAATATTTCCAACGATTCCTGTGGTCAGGATTGAATCGGCCGTACCGTTACTCAATACGTTTTCCATCACGTC
Proteins encoded in this window:
- the thiM gene encoding hydroxyethylthiazole kinase, translating into MINDESDLLKKIDETLKDIREKNALTHCITNSVTINDCANAVLAIGGSPFMAEDAEELEEVVTIADVLVINIGKLSKEQIESMHISSKTANKTNTPIILDPVGVGVTELRNKTTMDLINDYDITAIRGNITEIKAIAKLAGVLDESNTAKGVDVNIDDIITEENLKDNGELICELASKLNTTILASGPIDILSDGNLTVAIDNGDDMMPLITGSGCMLSSIVGSCIGGSNPFDGSLVAILAMNIAGERARAKVDEKDEGTGSFRTYLIDYLYKTDSETLTEKANIKIL
- a CDS encoding DNA-directed RNA polymerase subunit H — protein: MQIDIQDHKLVPKHEIMTEEEISVEFSDADYDIKNLPKIKSGDPVAKAIGAEPGNILRITRESQTAGKFVTYRIVED
- the thiE gene encoding thiamine phosphate synthase; amino-acid sequence: MKNLDLSLYLVTDKSDDVEKFLKTIEEGIKGGVSVVQIREKTAETLDFYDLALKVKEITRKYNVPLIINDRVDVALAIDADGVHVGQTDLPCDVTRKLIGDDKILGVSASTIEEARKAEKDGADYIGTGAVFPTATKDDAPKITKKDLKDVADSINIPVVAIGGITLENAHELKDTGIAGLSVVSAIMSAENPKKASEELLNIFNS